A segment of the Zingiber officinale cultivar Zhangliang chromosome 8B, Zo_v1.1, whole genome shotgun sequence genome:
CTGAATACATATCCAGTAAAAATCACTAGTGAACCTGTCTAAATAATTATTTTAGATGATAAATGGGTACCTGCAGGCATCCGACTTAAATGGAAATATGTGGGTACCCATAAATCTGTAATTTGAAgcaaatttgaatttgattattaAGTATAATTGGTTATTGAATTAAACTTAAATCAGTCTAGGACTTGCAGATACAAGATTATAGGTTACTCATTGTCATCCCTATTGCAGAATGGAGTGCTTACTTATAATTGACAACTTACCTTATCTTTGGCGCAATTCAAGGAATCCACACTTTGGTGTTGGTGCTATGCACTTTCTTGTCTGAACTTTGTGGTCATGAGCAATGCTTTTAATACTGGAGAGTGGATGAAGCAGTGGCTGATCTGGTTCCTGGTTTTTCTGGTTGAACCATGTACTGTTTCAGTTCAAAACAGATTTTCCCTACTGATTGAACCAGTTTGGCTTCAGTTCCCTGGTTAACCAGTTGAACTGGCTTCTTCAGCTTGGCTTTGAAAAAAACAAAGCTGGTCAGAGAAAAATGTGTATTGTTGGTGCTTCTGCCTTATGATAAGAGACTGATTGGAAAACATGAAACCTACAGTAGTAATTTCAGGATGAGAAAAAATAACAAATGTATGGATTGAATTGTTAAAGTTTTACAGTTTGGACTTCAAAATCAGAttggaaaattaaaagaaatttatttGCACTTTGTAGGGTTTATATGTCATGCAATTTGCCTTACAGCCTTCAAATTGCTTCTAACTACTTTTTTTCCCCttattttccttttaattatattggACTTGCATGCTTATTTTTGCTTCCTTTAATGCTGGTGTTTAACTTTCTAAATCCTTGTTGACCAGGATCTTGTTCTGTATTTGGGACTTGACAGAAAGCTTAACAAGCATAATGGCTGTGTAAATACGGTGAGCTTGAATGAGAATGGGAGCATTCTTGTATCAGGATCAGATGATCAAATGGTAATACTGTGGGATTGGGAGGTTGGTACTGTAAGGACTTGCTTCCACTCTGGTCATAAAAACAATGTTTTCGAAGCACACATCATGCCTTGTACGGATGATCAGACAATTGTTACATCTGCTGCAGATGGTGAGGTAATATACTGCTATAGAATTTCCTCTCTGTTTCTTCTTTATGAGAAATGCTCTCTTGGGGTCACTAAATTTTCATCAGGTAAGGCTTGCCCATTTGCGAGAAGGTGGTCAGGTAACTACAGAATTGCTAGCTGAACATGATGGTGCAATCCATAAGGTTGCTTTTGAACCTAGAAATCCCCATGTTCTTTATAGCGCTGGTGAAGATGGTCTAGTTCAGCATGTGAGTATAATTTGCTTCTCTGCGTTTCTGCAAATTTCATATACACGATTCTGATACAGTTTGCTTGCTCTCAGTTTGATCTTAGATCCAAAAATTCAACAAAGCTCTTCATATGCAGATCGTTTAGGAGAAGAACAACTTATACATCATTTGTCAGTCTCATGACTATTTCATTAGACCCAAGAAATCCAAACTGTCTTGCAGTTGCTGGTGCTGATGACTATGCTCGGGTGTATGACATTCGCAAGTACAAATGGGATGGATCAACTAATTATGGTCTTCCATGTGAAAACTTTTGTCCTCCACATCTGATTCATCACACACAAGGGATAACAGGATTGTCTTTCTCTGATTCAAGTGAGCTGCTGGTCTCTTATATGAATGAATATATCTATCTCTTTCAAAAAGATCAAGGTCTGGGTTCAAATCCTGTCTCCTGGCTTTCTGATAGCTATCCAGATGATAACTCCAATTCAGTTCCAATATCTACATCCAACTTGAGCCAAGGGATTAAGGTGTATAAAGGACATCGTAACAGAAAGACTGTGAAGGGTGTGAATTTCTATGGACCTAATTGCGACTATGTAGTTAGTGGATCCGACTGTGGTCGCATATTTATTTGGAGAAAGAAAGATGGGGTACTTTTACGTGCTATGGAAGGAGATAAACATGTGGTGAACTGTATTGTATCTCACCCTCATACCACCATGCTTGCAAGTTCTGGAATTGAGAAAGACATAAAGATCTGGGTTCCTAACACAATGGAACCTTTCAAACCAGCAAATCTAGATAAGGTAAATATCATATAAGTTACGTAATCTTTGTTGTTACCATATTGAACTGATGTGTTAGAATAGACTTGAATGCTTACAATTCCTTGTTGATTGTATTGTGAACCTGTTCCCAATCAAGCATCGTTTCCTCTGTAGAGGCTAATTTATCTGGGGAAAAGATCTTTgttatttgagatttttttttgtttggtatTATTGTTCAATTGGATATGGCTAATCAACTGAGCATTGACTTCATTTTCAGAAAGACAATGATGACAATGACGACgaggacgacgacgatgacgAGGATGATGAAGGCAAAGATCTGGAAGATGATGACGACGACGACTCTTATGATTCTGATTTCAGTGATTGTGATGATGACACTGAGGAAGATGTCTTTGGCGATAATATTAGTTCCGATGATGCTGACCTGGACTACTATGTTCATTTCAACAATTCGCCGTAATAGCCACTGAGATTTGGACAATAATTTACCAAGTTTAAAGTAACCAGTCAGCTTTCGTAAACTGTTGGTGCAAAGCTAGCTACGCAAGTACAAGCAATGAATATTTGTTGCCCAACAGGATCATAAATCTCAAAATGTATTTACCTTAAAATGTCTAGTATGAAATATTAGAAGGTTCTAAACGTACATTTTACAGGGTTTGTAAATTTGTAATTAACGTAGGCGATTTGAGTCCAGTTTGCCGTATGTAATTATTCTGACATTGTCCTGATTCGAACATTATCTCAATGTGATCCAGTGATGCACAGACTTTGGTGGCTTCATTAGTAAGTATTAAATTTCACTTTGCCCTCTGTCTGTAGCTAATTAAGAGATTGAAACTTCAAATTTAGTGTGTATATATGACTACATTATGTGCGCCGATCTATTTGGCTAAGAGGATGTCTAATCATCACCTGCAAACCATCAAGAGAAGTAAGAGTATCCACACAAGTTTCCTGAAACTTATCCAAAATGTATAATTtaaggtaaaaaaattattttattaaatttggatatccactTTTTAAAACATCATATATCAACttccctatttcttctctctcctttataatatttagggaatgaaattcattccctaaatttagagaagtactattcataaatgcataatttaaaGAATGAATAGGGTAGTTGATGTAAAGATTTTTTAATtactttatctaaaatttaaagtaaaatctTGAAATAGGATATTTGATACAGATGCTCTTAACAATTTCTCATACGTCGCTTGGATGGATCTTTCCATGAAAATCTTCTTATTACATCAAGTGTACGCGGATTAGTCCCAGGCTTAGTCTGATTCAAAATCAATGAAGCTTAAGAAATCTGCCTCTACCTTTCAACCTTTAGATTGCAAACTTTTATAGGATCTAATCGATAGTCGGATTAGATATATGGCTTGTAGCCTTCTCCAAGTATTTGCTACGTGGCAGATTTTTTATGCCGGCATCAAAAGGCCCAAAATTTGACACGTCGGCCGGTCCAACTAGATGCTGATCCTGAACGAACGGAAGTTCagggggaaaaaaaaaatctgccaTCGCCACTGGACAGGATCTACCTCATCCACCACTTGCCAATAGCAGCGAAGCTTACGAGATAACGATAACCCCTTGGTCCAATATTAGCCACACAAATAAACCATGCTGTGACTGTGATCTATAAATTAATAATCCGACACTTTCCTCCTTGATTCCCTGCTTCAAATCGTAGTAACATTGCCATGGCCAGCCTCACCTCTGCAGCAGCTACGGCCCCTTCCTTCGCCGGGCTCAAGGTCGCCGCCcgaagcggcggcggcggcggcggcaggaGAACGACCCAGCCGATGGTGGTCCGGGCGTCGCTGAGGGATGCCGCGGGCTTGGCGGTGGTCGCGACGGCGGCGAGCGCGATGGTGGCGGCGAGCAACGCGATGGCCTTCGACGTGCTGCTGGGTTCCGACACCGGAGAGCTGGCGTTCGTGCCCAACAGCTTCTCGGTGGCGTCGGGGGAGACGATCGTGTTCAAGAACAACGCGGCGTTCCCGCACAACGTCGTGTTCGACGAGGACGAGATCCCGAAGGGGGTCGACGCCGGGGGCATCTCAATGGCGGAGGAAGACCTGCTCAACGCGCCGGGGGAGACCTACTCCGTCACCTTGAAGGAGAAAGGCTCCTACAGCTTCTACTGCTCTCCCCACCAGGGCGCCGGCATGGTCGGAAAAGTCACCGTCAATTAGAAGGAAAAAAATTGTGAAGCTTGCACGCTTTCACTCTTTTGTACGAGTCGCCGGCCGGTGATGAATATTTATGTATCTTTATGCATGTTGTCTCAATTATAAAGTCTTTGATTTTTGCCAATACAATCAATAAATTGGAACGATTGCAACAACCACAACAAATGAATCTAATATATCAAAAAAGACAGGGCAAGGATTAATGAACTCTGCCAATACATTCACATCCACATTTCTCAGTACATACCGAAGATtcatgataaaattaaatattcgtttatgttcaagtattaatcCTATATTTTGTTTAGAGATTATTGCACATAGAAGACTAACCAAAGAACAGAGTATTCATGTCCgaaagaaatgaaagaaaataaCAGATACTAACTAGTTGATCtcgaatcaaataaatttaaattgtggGCACCGGCTAGCTATTTACATCGCGTCAATATTCTAATGAATTGAATTAAACACACTAAAA
Coding sequences within it:
- the LOC122015771 gene encoding DDB1- and CUL4-associated factor 8-like codes for the protein MVILGKRQRSSDCGILDLYRREVGLLSSRAFSQRARASKDLVLYLGLDRKLNKHNGCVNTVSLNENGSILVSGSDDQMVILWDWEVGTVRTCFHSGHKNNVFEAHIMPCTDDQTIVTSAADGEVRLAHLREGGQVTTELLAEHDGAIHKVAFEPRNPHVLYSAGEDGLVQHFDLRSKNSTKLFICRSFRRRTTYTSFVSLMTISLDPRNPNCLAVAGADDYARVYDIRKYKWDGSTNYGLPCENFCPPHLIHHTQGITGLSFSDSSELLVSYMNEYIYLFQKDQGLGSNPVSWLSDSYPDDNSNSVPISTSNLSQGIKVYKGHRNRKTVKGVNFYGPNCDYVVSGSDCGRIFIWRKKDGVLLRAMEGDKHVVNCIVSHPHTTMLASSGIEKDIKIWVPNTMEPFKPANLDKKDNDDNDDEDDDDDEDDEGKDLEDDDDDDSYDSDFSDCDDDTEEDVFGDNISSDDADLDYYVHFNNSP
- the LOC122015654 gene encoding plastocyanin-like; translated protein: MASLTSAAATAPSFAGLKVAARSGGGGGGRRTTQPMVVRASLRDAAGLAVVATAASAMVAASNAMAFDVLLGSDTGELAFVPNSFSVASGETIVFKNNAAFPHNVVFDEDEIPKGVDAGGISMAEEDLLNAPGETYSVTLKEKGSYSFYCSPHQGAGMVGKVTVN